Proteins encoded together in one Plectropomus leopardus isolate mb chromosome 19, YSFRI_Pleo_2.0, whole genome shotgun sequence window:
- the LOC121958392 gene encoding tripartite motif-containing protein 16-like protein — MPATTRIISDSRMSDKGKKAKAGNTPTERIPAYEPNIPEPKCRADLIKHWFSLSMDDKTANKMLWIGEDGAKVARMTDDVTCPVLDRPERYEYSPQVLCKEGILGFRGYWEVEFTGWVVVGIAYERAGRRNSDGSCGLGENEESWGLSWCGSCYQAWHKGRNEDITEIPKYTTIGVYLDQPAGILSFYGVEEVKEGEESTGEKEVRLVWQVKSSFQQKMIPGFWLGPQSQCLIIKKEE; from the exons ATGCCCGCCACCACAAGAATCATCTCTGATTCCCGGATGTCAGATAAAG gaaaaaaagccaaagctGGAAACACACCCACAG AGAGGATCCCAGCCTATGAGCCAAATATCCCAGAGCCAAAATGCAGAGCTGATCTCATTAAGC actggTTCAGCCTTTCCATGGATGACAAGACAGCAAATAAGATGCTGTGGATCGGAGAGGACGGTGCTAAGGTGGCCCGTATGACAGATGATGTCACTTGTCCCGTCTTGGATAGACCAGAGCGATATGAGTATTCTCCACAG GTTCTTTGCAAAGAAGGCATCCTGGGCTTCCGAGGCTACTGGGAGGTGGAGTTCACCGGGTGGGTCGTGGTCGGAATCGCGTATGAACGAGCAGGAAGGAGGAACAGCGACGGATCTTGTGGCCTGGGAGAGAACGAGGAGTCCTGGGGTCTCAGCTGGTGTGGATCCTGCTATCAGGCTTGGCACAAAGGCCGCAATGAAGATATCACGGAGATTCCCAAGTACACCACAATCGGTGTATACCTTGACCAGCCTGCTGGTATCCTTAGTTTCTATGGtgtggaggaggtgaaggagggagaggagagcaCAGGGGAGAAGGAGGTTAGACTTGTGTGGCAGGTTAAGAGCTCTTTTCAGCAGAAGATGATACCAGGGTTTTGGTTGGGCCCACAGTCACAGtgtttaattataaaaaaggaGGAATAA